One Bufo gargarizans isolate SCDJY-AF-19 chromosome 3, ASM1485885v1, whole genome shotgun sequence DNA segment encodes these proteins:
- the CTTNBP2NL gene encoding CTTNBP2 N-terminal-like protein: MNLEKLSKPELLTLLSILEGELEARELVIEAIKAQHKDRFIEERYGKYNISDPLLALQRDYEILKEDNHGQKPPAVCSNPLYILSEVMKQCKTMQERMLAQLAAAESRHRKVILDLEEERRRHAQDAADGDDVTYMLEKERERLAQQLEFEKTQVKKLEKKQKEVSAQLEEEKARHKKMSSVLLKECTKANNRAAEEGQRVEDVNLKLEKARSKVSQLEEELTLEKKRSLQMEAQVEKQLSEFDIEREQLRAKLNREENRTRALKEELESLKKLIQDMIPGSDVKETSAKSNKEIVSSITVSTEKPEVLSVSCQTESVHQEKNSIDALPKAHISLSTPTKIPQLYSKVNGHCGTATLNNEHALKLNVGEGLKEKVASHDSLSENGGSPVRVESPLHMIMPIPSSGASSSPSSTAASSLTSSPCSSPVLSRRLVGTTGSPGYQSPYQAGINQRFHAARHKFQSQAEHDQHVSGLQSPPSRDLSPTLADNSAAKQLARNTVTQVLSRFTSQTTGKSVPPNSSPFGTDYRTLANASNQKNDGSHSPNPLKVSSPLSPVSPGIKSPTISRVERGNPPPIPPKKPGLAQSPASPLPPAKASTQPSLLAASVDVSSSHCSNNGIITNGQEIEVMLPSGS; the protein is encoded by the exons gcgcAACATAAAGACAGATTTATTGAGGAACGCTATGGCAAATACAACATCAGTGACCCCTTGCTTGCCCTACAGAGGGATTATGAGATCCTGAAGGAAGATAATCATGGACAAAAGCCACCCGCTGTGTGTTCCAATCCCCTATACATCTTGAGTGAAGTGATGAAGCAATGCAAGACCATGCAGGAGCGGATGCTGGCCCAGTTGGCTGCGGCTGAAAGCAGACACAGAAAG GTTATTCTAGACTTGGAAGAAGAACGGAGGAGACATGCCCAGGATGCAGCTGATGGGGATGATGTGACATACATgctagaaaaagagagagagcgaCTAGCTCAGCAG TTGGAGTTTGAAAAAACCCAAGTGAAGAAACTTGAAAAGAAACAGAAAGAGGTATCAGCTCAGCTAGAAGAGGAGAAAGCTCGTCACAAAAAAATGTCCTCAGTTCTTTTGAAAGAATGCACAAAGGCAAATAACAGAGCGGCAGAGGAAGGACAGAGGGTGGAAGATGTCAACTTAAAGCTGGAGAAAGCCAGAAGCAAGGTGAGTCAGCTTGAAGAAGAGTTAACCCTTGAGAAGAAACGTAGCCTACAGATGGAAGCCCAGGTGGAGAAACAGCTTTCAGAGTTTGATATTGAACGAGAACAGCTAAGGGCCAAGCTCAATCGGGAAGAGAATCGCACCAGAGCTCTGAAAGAGGAGCTGGAGTCCTTGAAGAAACTTATACAGGACATGATACCTGGGTCTGATGTCAAAGAGACCTctgcaaagtccaacaaggaaaTTGTATCTAGTATAACTGTGTCTACAGAGAAGCCAGAGGTTTTATCTGTATCGTGCCAGACAGAAAGTGTACACCAAGAGAAGAACAGTATTGATGCTTTACCAAAAGCTCATATTTCCTTGTCAACACCTACTAAAATTCCTCAGCTTTATTCTAAAGTAAATGGACATTGTGGCACAGCTACACTGAATAATGAACATGCCCTAAAGTTAAATGTGGGGGAGGGCCTGAAAGAGAAAGTGGCAAGTCATGACAGTTTATCTGAGAACGGAGGTTCGCCTGTCAGAGTGGAATCTCCTTTACACATGATTATGCCTATTCCATCTAGCGGGGCTTCCTCCTCTCCCAGCAGTACTGCAGCCTCCTCCTTAACATCCTCTCCATGCTCATCTCCAGTTCTCTCAAGACGTCTTGTTGGGACAACTGGTAGTCCTGGTTACCAGTCACCTTATCAGGCTGGCATCAACCAGCGGTTTCATGCTGCCCGACACAAGTTTCAGTCTCAAGCTGAACACGATCAACATGTTTCTGGACTCCAGAGCCCCCCTTCTAGAGACTTATCCCCAACCTTGGCAGATAACTCTGCTGCCAAGCAGCTTGCTCGCAATACAGTCACTCAGGTGTTGTCCCGTTTTACCAGCCAGACCACTGGTAAATCTGTGCCTCCCAATAGCTCACCCTTTGGTACAGACTACAGAACCCTTGCCAATGCCTCCAACCAAAAGAATGATGGGAGCCACTCTCCAAATCCCTTGAAAGTTTCCAGTCCTCTCAGCCCTGTATCTCCAGGTATAAAATCCCCTACCATATCAAGAGTGGAAAGAGGAAACCCCCCGCCCATCCCTCCAAAGAAGCCGGGTCTAGCCCAGTCCCCTGCATCTCCTCTCCCACCAGCCAAAGCTTCGACACAACCCTCATTACTGGCAGCTTCAGTGGATGTATCCAGTAGCCACTGCTCCAACAATGGCATTATAACAAACGGGCAGGAAATTGAAGTAATGTTACCGTCTGGTAGCTAG